From Camelina sativa cultivar DH55 chromosome 7, Cs, whole genome shotgun sequence, one genomic window encodes:
- the LOC104703050 gene encoding uncharacterized protein LOC104703050: MYVRSACIDQPSSSDLKRPKMKISALGRGGSSPLSACFHPSATATNDDLPSSAPSPSYFSGDLPNPTTTTCHYHTNVGVFFLTWSQAFLRRSLHLHFYSCHSVNCYLHSPDCYRHSVPFTFRLEVKPLTFWRKHGSKKISRKPDIRIVWDLTHARFGLGPDPESGFYVAVIVSGEVGLLVGDGNVKERPRRQVLVSKRENLFGNRVYSTKIKIQGKLRDISIDVKVVNDDASLRFSVDDKSVLKINQLQWKFRGNTKIVIDGVTIQISWDVYNWLFGDKDKVKPDKTPAVFLLRFENQEVEGNDALMMNKRVRDNVVLRKENSPTPSFWETSYGHWSSSRMSSVMEWSSCREEDERSFGCKSWFSLVIYAWRK, encoded by the coding sequence atgtatgtgCGTAGTGCGTGTATAGATCAACCAAGTAGTTCAGATTTGAAGAGACCTAAAATGAAAATATCTGCTCTTGGTCGTGGTGGCTCCTCCCCTTTATCCGCTTGTTTCCATCCTTCCGCCACCGCGACAAACGATGATCTACCGTCGTCTGCTCCATCGCCGTCATATTTCTCCGGTGACCTTCCGAATCCTACCACCACCACTTGCCATTACCACACTAACGTCGGTGTTTTCTTCCTCACATGGTCTCAAGCCTTCCTCCGTCGCTCTCTCCACCTTCATTTCTACTCCTGCCACTCCGTAAATTGCTATCTTCACTCTCCGGATTGCTACCGCCACTCCGTTCCCTTCACTTTCCGGCTCGAAGTCAAGCCCTTGACCTTCTGGAGAAAACATGGATCCAAGAAGATATCTCGAAAACCCGATATTCGGATCGTATGGGACCTGACTCATGCAAGATTTGGATTAGGACCTGACCCTGAATCCGGGTTTTACGTAGCTGTTATCGTATCCGGCGAAGTGGGTCTTCTCGTTGGCGATGGAAACGTGAAAGAGAGGCCTAGGAGACAAGTCTTGGTGTCCAAGAGAGAGAATCTGTTTGGAAACAGAGTTTACTCTACGAAAATCAAGATCCAAGGAAAACTAAGAGACATTAGCATAGACGTTAAGGTTGTTAACGACGATGCTAGTCTTCGGTTTAGCGTAGATGATAAGAGTGTTTTAAAGATTAATCAGCTTCAGTGGAAATTTAGAGGGAACACAAAGATAGTGATCGATGGTGTGACGATACAAATATCGTGGGATGTATACAACTGGCTTTTTGGTGACAAGGATAAGGTTAAACCGGATAAGACACCCGCGGTGTTCTTACTACGGTTTGAGAACCAAGAGGTTGAAGGAAACGACGCGTTGATGATGAACAAGCGAGTAAGAGACAACGTTGTTTTGCGGAAGGAGAACTCTCCAACACCGTCGTTTTGGGAGACTTCGTATGGTCATTGGTCTTCTTCTAGGATGTCTTCTGTGATGGAGTGGTCTAGTTGTAGAGAGGAAGATGAGAGGAGCTTTGGGTGTAAGAGTTGGTTCTCTTTGGTTATCTACGCTTGGAGAAAGTAA
- the LOC104705035 gene encoding putative BTB/POZ domain-containing protein At2g40440 — MATRRNRDIFLGGFANLFIEQWQVDLRLKAGDSKKGEAISVHKLVMAATSEVFKKILESDKFKASDGKIETITLFELKQEPLEGLVEFIYDNSSVLSEKEKKHVQSLYIAGDKYEILHLRELCRNELIASLDPSNALNVLELSLIPFDEALNDSAASFIIMNLETICETAEFKAFVRRNPDLSVEIMKASYTRMWNGRYVN, encoded by the exons ATGGCAACACGGAGAAACAGAGATATTTTCTTGGGTGGATTTGCAAATCTCTTTATTGAACAATGGCAAGTCGACCTACGGCTCAAGGCAGGGGACTCTAAAAAGGGTGAAGCTATCTCTGTCCACAAACTTGTTatg GCAGCAACATCAGAGGTGTTTAAGAAGATACTGGAATCAGACAAGTTCAAGGCTTCGGATGGTAAGATCGAGACAATAACTCTCTTTGAACTTAAACAAGAACCATTGGAGGGTTTAGTTGAGTTCATTTACGACAACAGCTCGGTGCTTtctgaaaaagagaagaaacatgttCAATCACTTTATATAGCAGGCGACAAATATGAGATTCTGCATTTACGGGAACTATGCAGAAACGAGCTTATAGCATCTCTTGACCCATCGAATGCTCTTAACGTCTTGGAGCTGTCCTTGATTCCATTTGACGAAGCATTGAATGACTCTGCTGCCAGCTTTATCATAATGAATTTGGAGACTATATGCGAAACTGCTGAGTTCAAGGCTTTCGTCCGCAGGAATCCAGATCTTTCTGTTGAAATAATGAAAGCTTCTTACACTCGGATGTGGAATGGTCGTTATGTCAACTAG
- the LOC104703047 gene encoding two-component response regulator ARR12, whose translation MTVEQNFVALDQFPAGMRVLAVDDDQTCLKILETLLRRCHYHVTTTNQAQKALELLRENKNKFDLVISDVDMPDMDGFKLLELVGLEMDLPVIMLSAHSDPKYVMKGVTHGACDYLLKPVRIEELKNIWQHVVRSRFDKNRGSNNNNNVGEKRDGSGNEGVGNSDQNNGRANKKRKDQYNEDEDEERDDNDDSSTQKKQRVVWTVELHKKFVAAVNQLGYEKAMPKKILDLMNVEKLTRENVASHLQKFRLYLKRISGVTNQQAIMANSDLHFLQMTSSLNGLDGFHHRPTTVGSGQFHGGTPGMRPFPSNGILGRLNSPSGIGVRNLSSPPAGMFLKNQNDLGKFHHVSSLPLNHSDGGNILQGLPMPLEFDQLQTNNSNNIRNMNNNNKSIAGSSMAFPSFSTQQNSLIRAPNNNLVVLEGHPQASPSGFPGHQINKRVEHWSNAVSSSTLPPPQTSNSIHHQFDVSPLPHSRPDPLEWNNVSSSYSIPFCDSAASTLSPPALDTTNPGAFSRNTDFDSNANVQPGVFYDSLQMRQSGNYGPTTDAAMLSSNPKEGFVVGQQKLQSGGFMVADAGSLDDIVNSTMKQEQSQGELSGGDMGYGGFSSLRTCI comes from the exons ATGACAGTGGAACAAAATTTCGTAGCTTTGGATCAGTTTCCTGCAGGAATGAGAGTTCTTGCTGTTGATGATGACCAGACTTGTCTCAAAATCCTTGAAACTTTGCTTCGTCGCTGCCACTACCAtg ttACAACGACGAACCAAGCACAAAAGGCTTTAGAGTTATTgagagagaacaagaacaagtttGATCTGGTTATTAGTGATGTTGACATGCCTGACATGGATGGTTTCAAACTCCTTGAGCTTGTTGGTCTTGAAATGGACCTACCTGTCATAA TGTTGTCTGCGCATAGCGATCCAAAGTATGTGATGAAAGGAGTTACTCATGGTGCTTGTGACTATCTACTGAAACCAGTTCGTATTGAGGAGCTGAAGAACATATGGCAACACGTGGTGAGAAGTAGATTTGATAAGAACCGTgggagtaataataataataatgttggtGAGAAGAGAGATGGATCAGGCAATGAAGGTGTTGGAAATTCTGATCAGAACAATGGGAGAGCCAATAAGAAACGTAAAGATCAGTAtaatgaagatgaggatgaggaaAGAGATGATAACGATGATTCGTCAACTCAAAAGAAGCAACGTGTTGTTTGGACGGTCGAGCTGCATAAGAAATTTGTTGCAGCTGTTAACCAATTGGGATATGAGA AGGCTATGCCTAAAAAGATTTTGGACCTGATGAATGTTGAGAAGCTCACTAGAGAAAACGTGGCTAGTCATCTTCAG AAATTTCGCCTTTACCTGAAGAGGATCAGTGGTGTGACTAATCAACAAGCTATTATGGCAAACTCTGACTTACATTTTTTGCAAATGACTTCTTCTCTCAATGGACTTGACGGTTTCCACCACCGCCCGACCACTGTTGGATCCGGTCAGTTCCATGGTGGGACTCCCGGAATGAGACCTTTCCCTTCAAATGGGATTCTTGGCCGACTCAATAGTCCTTCGGGTATCGGTGTCCGCAacctttcttctcctcctgcAGGAATGTTCttgaaaaaccaaaatgatCTCGGAAAGTTTCACCATGTCTCATCACTTCCTCTTAATCACAGTGATGGAGGTAACATACTTCAAGGGTTGCCAATGCCTTTAGAGTTCGACCAGCTTCAGacaaacaacagcaacaacattAGAAACATGAACAATAATAACAAGAGCATTGCTGGGAGCTCCATGGCTTTTCCTAGCTTCTCTACACAACAAAACTCACTCATCCGTGCTCCTAATAACAATCTCGTGGTTCTAGAAGGTCACCCACaagcatctccttcaggcttccCTGGACACCAGATCAATAAACGTGTGGAACATTGGTCAAACGCTGTATCCTCATCGACTCTTCCTCCTCCCCAGACCAGTAATAGCATTCATCATCAGTTTGATGTCTCTCCATTGCCGCATTCTAGACCTGACCCTTTGGAATGGAACAACGTGTCATCAAGCTACTCTATACCATTCTGTGACTCTGCTGCCAGTACATTGAGTCCTCCAGCCTTAGATACAACAAATCCGGGAGCTTTCAGCAGAAACACAGATTTCGATTCAAATGCAAATGTGCAACCTGGAGTCTTTTATGATTCATTGCAGATGAGACAATCAGGCAACTACGGTCCAACCACTGATGCTGCTATGTTGAGTAGTAACCCGAAGGAAGGGTTCGTCGTGGGGCAGCAGAAGTTACAGAGTGGTGGATTCATGGTTGCAGATGCTGGTTCCTTAGATGATATAGTCAACTCCACAATGAAGCAG GAACAGAGCCAGGGAGAACTATCTGGAGGAGATATGGGATATGGTGGCTTTAGTTCACTCAGAACATGCATATGA
- the LOC104703051 gene encoding 60S ribosomal protein L39-1-like, with product MPSHKTFMIKKKLGKKMRQNRPIPHWIRLRTDNTIRYNAKRRHWRRTKLGF from the exons ATG CCGTCGCACAAGACGTTCATGATCAAGAAGAAGCTTGGAAAGAAGATGAGACAAAACAGGCCTATCCCTCACTGGATTCGTCTTCGTACCGACAACACCATCAG GTACAATGCTAAGCGTAGGCATTGGCGCAGAACCAAGCTTGGATTCTAA
- the LOC104703052 gene encoding uncharacterized protein LOC104703052 — translation MEVAVLHPRDCLNDLFSTNNNVPTPHRQKKPVRNRRRRSPPRHQTTIPPPSRPLNHANPVRILKRGNNVKIPDLAVEKPDLKSNRRTGTDPVMISTPIRVSTNRNSTPALFYAGPVTSTSPPPSEVPLPAFFAKKSVSVFKPTDATNDLIRILRLDIA, via the coding sequence ATGGAAGTCGCTGTCCTTCATCCTCGTGATTGTCTAAACGATCTCTTCTCCACAAACAACAACGTTCCCACTCCTCACCGTCAGAAAAAACCGGTAAGAAATCGCCGTCGCCGGAGTCCGCCACGTCATCAAACCACGATCCCTCCTCCTTCTCGTCCTCTGAACCACGCAAATCCTGTGAGAATTTTGAAGCGCGGCAACAACGTTAAGATACCAGATCTAGCGGTTGAAAAGCCAGATCTGAAATCTAACCGTCGGACCGGGACAGATCCGGTTATGATATCGACTCCGATCAGAGTTTCTACGAATCGGAACTCGACGCCGGCTTTGTTTTACGCTGGTCCAGTAACATCGACATCTCCGCCGCCGAGTGAAGTCCCTTTACCGGCGTTCTTCGCTAAGAAAAGCGTCTCTGTGTTCAAACCAACCGATGCAACCAACGATCTCATCAGAATCCTACGCCTAGATATCGCGTGA
- the LOC109125612 gene encoding uncharacterized protein LOC109125612, producing MSMIMGRERKFGKSKYLDEKDGLVCCGIEMVLMEELDLVVACYVNRTIVPNPSPILAVSPSFPF from the coding sequence ATGAGCATGATCATGGGCAGAGAACGTAAGTTTGGGAAGAGTAAATATCTGGATGAGAAAGATGGTTTAGTTTGTTGTGGCATAGAGATGGTTCTGATGGAGGAACTGGACCTCGTTGTAGCTTGTTATGTAAACCGTACAATCgtcccaaatccttctcccATATTGGCGGTCTCCCCGAGCTTCCCTTTCTGA
- the LOC104703048 gene encoding putative defensin-like protein 298, with the protein MASKATLLILFALFLSYTLLASIPSVEAQLIVPCKTSEQCKSIRCSNGSAQCVNKQCQCPSVKQIYSMNVKTAVSCKMVSDCFASPQCPDGLRACIGGKCICLP; encoded by the exons ATGGCATCAAAGGCAACATTGCTCATTTTGTTCGCTCTCTTTCTTTCAT ATACTTTATTGGCGAGTATTCCAAGTGTTGAAGCTCAGTTGATAGTTCCATGCAAGACATCAGAGCAGTGCAAATCAATTCGATGTTCGAACGGAAGCGCGCAATGTGTGAACAAACAATGCCAATGTCCGAGCGTCAAACAGATTTATTCGATGAATGTTAAGACTGCTGTGTCATGTAAGATGGTCTCTGATTGTTTTGCGTCTCCTCAATGCCCGGACGGTTTACGTGCTTGCATTGGAGGCAAATGTATTTGTTTGCCTTAG
- the LOC104703049 gene encoding deSI-like protein At4g17486 — MLCLKGSVRRKKQSGSVPVYLNVYDLTPMNAYGYWLGLGVFHSGVEVHGVEYAFGAHESSNTGIFEVEPKKCPGFTFRKSILVGKTDLVAKEVRVYMEKLAQEYQGNKYHLITRNCNHFCNEVCVKLTQKSIPRWVNRLARLGVLCNCVLPPRLNEAKVRRVGKGELSESEKKKLRNRTRSGPLLSSSSSSSTPDNHRSHIRAKSTGNQPSSSSGSKKNQRPRAQDQKSPSVSVKT, encoded by the exons atgttgtgCTTGAAAGGTTCGGTTAGGCGGAAGAAGCAATCCGGTTCTGTTCCGGTTTATCTGAATGTCTACGATCTAACCCCTATGAATGCTTACGGTTATTGGCTTGGACTTGGTGTCTTTCATTCTGGTGTTGAAG tTCATGGAGTTGAATATGCCTTTGGAGCACATGAATCTTCAAACACAGGTATTTTTGAAGTGGAGCCAAAGAAGTGTCCTGGTTTCACGTTTAGGAAATCGATTCTTGTCGGGAAAACAGATTTGGTTGCCAAAGAAGTCCGAGTCTATATGGAGAAACTAGCTCAAGAGTATCAAGGAAACAAGTACCATCTCATCACAAGAAACTGCAATCATTTTTGCAATGAAGTTTGTGTTAAACTTACTCAGAAATCGATTCCTAGATGGGTGAACCGGCTCGCTCGATTAG GGGTTCTTTGCAACTGTGTGTTACCACCGCGTTTAAACGAGGCAAAAGTGAGGCGGGTAGGAAAAGGAGAGCTTTCGgaaagtgagaagaagaagctaagaaaCCGAACACGATCAGGTCCattgctctcttcttcttcgtcttcttcgacACCTGATAATCATCGTTCACACATTCGAGCAAAATCAACTGGTAACcaaccttcttcatcatcgggttctaagaaaaatcaaagaccTAGAGCTCAAGACCAGAAGTCGCCAAGCGTAAGCGTCAAGACTTGA